From a region of the Burkholderia lata genome:
- a CDS encoding M15 family metallopeptidase codes for MISLSDPVVRSIALLESPEEFVDLAGFHDRIAVDLGRRDIESRSPHFLKVRRGVADRLIAAAHALPAGLRLYVKEGYRPLALQRHYFTGHLAHLRRTLNPLPDEDALIALTSHYVAPPEVAAHPTGAAVDLTLISAEGIELDMGCVMNATDQESSGACYTHNPFISRAAARNRQVLITALTGAGFTNYPSEWWHWSFGDRYWAVMHDQSHAIYGPVEENMLDEAAR; via the coding sequence GTGATTTCGCTTTCCGATCCCGTTGTCCGGTCGATTGCCCTGCTGGAGTCGCCCGAGGAATTTGTCGATCTCGCAGGTTTCCATGACCGCATCGCGGTCGATCTCGGCCGCCGCGACATCGAGAGCAGGAGCCCGCATTTCCTGAAAGTACGTCGTGGCGTGGCGGACCGGCTGATTGCCGCTGCGCACGCGCTCCCCGCCGGCCTGCGCCTGTACGTCAAGGAGGGCTATCGCCCGCTGGCCCTGCAGCGGCACTACTTCACCGGACATCTCGCGCACCTGCGCCGCACGCTGAATCCGCTGCCGGACGAAGACGCGCTGATCGCACTCACGAGCCACTATGTCGCCCCGCCGGAAGTCGCCGCCCATCCGACGGGTGCAGCCGTCGACCTGACGCTGATCTCGGCGGAAGGCATCGAGCTCGACATGGGCTGCGTCATGAACGCCACCGACCAGGAGTCATCCGGCGCGTGCTACACGCACAACCCGTTCATCAGCCGCGCAGCCGCCCGCAACCGTCAGGTGCTGATCACCGCGCTGACGGGCGCCGGCTTCACCAATTACCCGTCGGAATGGTGGCATTGGTCGTTCGGCGACCGCTATTGGGCCGTGATGCACGATCAATCGCACGCGATCTACGGCCCCGTCGAGGAAAACATGCTCGACGAAGCCGCGCGCTGA
- a CDS encoding Fe2+-dependent dioxygenase: MMLHIPGVLTKAQVAQCRELLDAAEWIDGNATSGTQSAQAKRNRQLPEGAPAARAVGDAIQDALARHPLFFSAALPLKVFPPLFNRYEGGETFGTHVDNAIRLLRGTDFRVRSDLSATLFLEEPDAYDGGELCVEDTYGTHRAKLPAGDLVLYPASSLHHVTPVTRGERVASFFWIQSMVRDDGDRTLLFQLDTQIQALSAEKGAKDPMVISLTGIYHNLLRKWADA, encoded by the coding sequence ATGATGCTTCACATCCCCGGTGTACTGACGAAAGCGCAGGTCGCGCAATGCCGCGAGCTGCTCGACGCAGCTGAATGGATCGACGGCAATGCGACGTCCGGCACGCAGTCGGCGCAGGCGAAACGCAACCGGCAATTGCCTGAAGGCGCGCCGGCCGCACGCGCAGTGGGCGACGCGATCCAGGACGCGCTCGCACGCCATCCGCTGTTCTTCTCGGCGGCGCTGCCGCTCAAGGTGTTTCCGCCGCTGTTCAATCGCTATGAAGGCGGCGAGACGTTCGGCACGCACGTCGACAATGCGATCCGGCTGCTGCGCGGTACGGATTTCCGCGTGCGCAGCGACCTGTCGGCAACGCTGTTTCTCGAAGAACCCGATGCGTACGACGGCGGCGAGCTGTGTGTCGAGGATACATACGGCACGCATCGGGCGAAGCTGCCGGCGGGCGACCTCGTGCTGTATCCGGCATCGAGCCTGCATCACGTCACGCCCGTGACGCGCGGCGAGCGCGTCGCGTCGTTCTTCTGGATCCAGAGCATGGTGCGCGACGACGGCGACCGCACGCTGCTGTTCCAGCTCGATACGCAGATTCAGGCGCTGTCCGCCGAGAAAGGCGCGAAGGATCCAATGGTCATTTCATTGACGGGGATTTATCACAACCTGTTGAGGAAGTGGGCGGATGCGTAG
- a CDS encoding FGGY-family carbohydrate kinase — protein MEYVIGVDIGTQSTKALLVDRHGTIVARRSAGYQPDTPRPLWAEQWPQVWFDAVLTCIAGCVSDARAQGVPADAIRAVCVGSLYGGSGIPVDIDMRPLHPCLIWMDRRATAEVDWVNENVNVERLRVITGNGVDSYYGFTKMLWLRDQRPDVWANVRYFLPPNAYVIYLLTGEVAVDHSSAGNIGGVYDVARREWSDDALDMLGIPATMMPERLVESTDIVGGLLSQWTEQLGLPAGMPVIAGGVDAAVATFAAGATRTGQHVAMIGTSMCWGYVSRHVDARHGLVSMPHVFNGQRDLYVFGGAITAGASVAWFRDQFCHAEIDAARLLPHGDPHVLLEEAAESVPPGADGVLFLPYLMGERSPVWDAKASGAFVGLSLAHTRAHLYRAVLEGVAFALRHNIEAGRRGAAALDDRLIVVGGAAHSALWMQIIADVTGFPVWTIEQDVEAAMGAALLAGVGAGLVSHDDAQGGWVTLVERARPDAERAKTYAARFTLYTALYPALKPIMHGLHTPS, from the coding sequence ATGGAATACGTCATAGGCGTCGATATCGGCACGCAGAGCACCAAGGCGCTGCTCGTCGACCGGCACGGCACGATCGTCGCGCGGCGCTCGGCCGGCTACCAGCCCGATACGCCGCGCCCGCTGTGGGCCGAGCAATGGCCGCAGGTGTGGTTCGATGCCGTGCTCACGTGCATCGCGGGCTGCGTGAGCGATGCGCGCGCGCAGGGCGTGCCGGCCGATGCGATCCGCGCGGTGTGCGTGGGCAGCCTGTACGGCGGCTCGGGCATTCCGGTGGACATCGACATGCGGCCGCTCCATCCGTGCCTGATCTGGATGGACCGACGCGCGACCGCGGAAGTCGACTGGGTCAACGAGAACGTGAACGTTGAGCGGTTGCGCGTGATCACGGGCAACGGCGTCGACAGCTATTACGGCTTCACGAAGATGCTGTGGCTGCGCGACCAGCGGCCGGACGTGTGGGCGAACGTGCGCTATTTCCTGCCGCCGAATGCGTACGTGATCTACCTGCTGACCGGCGAGGTCGCGGTCGATCACAGTTCGGCCGGCAATATCGGCGGCGTGTACGACGTCGCGCGCCGCGAGTGGTCCGACGATGCGCTCGACATGCTCGGCATTCCCGCGACGATGATGCCCGAGCGGCTCGTCGAATCGACGGACATCGTCGGCGGGCTGCTGTCGCAATGGACCGAACAGCTCGGGCTGCCGGCCGGCATGCCCGTTATCGCGGGCGGCGTCGATGCGGCCGTCGCGACCTTCGCGGCCGGCGCGACGCGCACGGGCCAGCATGTCGCGATGATCGGCACCAGCATGTGCTGGGGTTACGTGAGCCGGCACGTCGATGCGCGTCACGGGCTCGTCAGCATGCCGCACGTGTTCAACGGGCAGCGCGACTTGTACGTGTTCGGCGGCGCGATCACGGCCGGCGCGTCGGTCGCGTGGTTTCGCGACCAGTTCTGTCACGCGGAAATCGATGCGGCACGCCTGCTGCCGCACGGCGATCCGCACGTGTTGCTCGAGGAAGCGGCCGAAAGCGTGCCGCCGGGCGCCGACGGCGTGCTGTTCCTGCCGTACCTGATGGGCGAGCGCAGCCCCGTGTGGGACGCGAAGGCGAGCGGTGCATTCGTCGGGCTGAGTCTCGCGCATACGCGCGCGCACCTCTATCGCGCGGTGCTCGAAGGCGTCGCGTTCGCGTTGCGGCACAACATCGAGGCCGGCCGGCGCGGCGCGGCTGCGCTCGACGACCGGCTGATCGTCGTGGGCGGGGCCGCGCATTCGGCGCTATGGATGCAGATCATCGCGGACGTGACGGGCTTCCCGGTGTGGACGATCGAGCAGGACGTCGAAGCCGCGATGGGGGCGGCCTTGCTCGCGGGCGTCGGGGCAGGGCTCGTGTCGCACGACGATGCGCAAGGCGGCTGGGTCACGCTCGTCGAGCGCGCGCGGCCCGATGCCGAACGCGCGAAAACATATGCGGCGCGCTTTACGCTCTACACGGCGCTGTATCCGGCGCTCAAACCGATCATGCACGGGTTGCACACGCCATCATGA
- a CDS encoding SDR family oxidoreductase translates to MKTRFDFGGSRVLVTGASSGIGRVCAVALAQAGAQVVAAGRDMAALDALAGETACETMRLDVGGDEHSIDAALATHDAFDGLVNCAGIASLESALEVSAAHFDRVMAVNARGAALVARAVARKMIARDGRGAAQARGSIVNVSSQAALVGLPAHLSYCASKAAMDAITRVLCIELGPHGIRVNSVNPTVTLTPMAQFAWSEPEKRAPMLAAIPLGRFAEPDEVVEPILFLLSDAASMVSGVSLPIDGGYTAR, encoded by the coding sequence ATGAAGACACGATTCGATTTCGGCGGTTCGCGGGTGCTCGTCACAGGGGCGTCGAGCGGGATCGGGCGCGTGTGCGCGGTCGCGCTGGCGCAGGCGGGCGCGCAGGTCGTCGCGGCCGGGCGCGACATGGCCGCGCTCGATGCGCTCGCCGGCGAGACCGCGTGCGAGACGATGCGACTCGATGTCGGTGGAGACGAGCATTCGATCGACGCGGCGCTCGCCACGCACGATGCGTTCGACGGCCTCGTGAATTGCGCGGGGATCGCATCGCTCGAATCGGCGCTCGAGGTGAGTGCCGCGCATTTCGATCGCGTGATGGCCGTCAATGCGCGCGGCGCGGCGCTCGTCGCACGGGCCGTTGCACGGAAGATGATCGCGCGCGACGGACGCGGCGCTGCGCAGGCGCGAGGCAGCATCGTCAACGTGTCGAGCCAGGCCGCGCTCGTCGGCTTGCCCGCGCATCTGAGCTACTGCGCGTCGAAGGCGGCGATGGACGCGATCACGCGCGTGCTGTGCATCGAACTCGGGCCGCACGGCATTCGTGTGAACAGTGTGAACCCGACCGTCACGCTCACGCCGATGGCGCAGTTCGCGTGGAGCGAACCGGAAAAGCGTGCGCCGATGCTCGCCGCGATTCCGCTCGGGCGATTTGCGGAGCCGGATGAGGTCGTCGAACCGATCCTGTTCCTGCTGAGCGATGCGGCGTCGATGGTCAGCGGTGTGTCGCTGCCGATCGACGGCGGGTATACGGCTCGCTAG
- a CDS encoding ABC transporter permease: protein MNLPDSSSTPSTTLAATAGNGDAPPPRAMWAQLRRSTLFYPLVGLIVVCIAMMIASPSFLSAANLENVLRQVSINAIIAVGMTCVILTGGIDLSVGSVMALSGTLAAGLMVAGVNAVAALAIGIAVGLGFGFLNGVFVAFAGMPPIIVTLATMGIARGLALIYTGGYPIDGLPDWVAFFGSGKVLGIQAPVLIMLVVYAIAWLLLDRMPFGRYVYAIGGNEQATRLTGVRVARVKLIVYTLAGLTSALAAIVLTGRLMSGQPNAGVGFELDAIAAVVMGGTSISGGRGAILGTLVGALLLGVLNNGLNMIGVNPYVQNVIKGGIILLAIYISRERSR from the coding sequence ATGAACCTGCCTGATTCTTCTTCCACGCCTTCCACGACGCTCGCGGCTACCGCCGGAAACGGCGACGCACCGCCGCCGCGCGCGATGTGGGCGCAACTGCGGCGCTCGACGCTGTTCTATCCGCTCGTCGGCCTGATCGTCGTGTGCATCGCGATGATGATCGCGAGCCCGAGCTTCCTGTCCGCCGCGAACCTCGAGAACGTGCTGCGCCAGGTGTCGATCAACGCGATCATCGCGGTCGGCATGACCTGCGTGATCCTGACCGGCGGGATCGACCTGTCGGTCGGCTCGGTGATGGCGCTGTCGGGCACGCTCGCGGCCGGGCTGATGGTCGCGGGCGTGAACGCGGTTGCCGCGCTCGCGATCGGCATCGCGGTCGGTCTCGGTTTCGGCTTCCTGAACGGCGTGTTCGTCGCGTTCGCGGGGATGCCGCCGATCATCGTCACGCTTGCGACGATGGGCATCGCGCGCGGCCTCGCACTGATCTACACGGGCGGCTATCCGATCGACGGCCTGCCCGACTGGGTCGCGTTCTTCGGCAGCGGCAAGGTGCTCGGCATCCAGGCGCCGGTGCTGATCATGCTCGTGGTCTATGCGATCGCATGGCTGCTGCTCGACCGGATGCCGTTCGGCCGCTACGTGTATGCGATCGGCGGCAACGAGCAGGCGACGCGGCTCACCGGCGTGCGCGTCGCGCGCGTGAAGCTGATCGTCTACACGCTGGCCGGGCTCACGTCGGCGCTCGCCGCGATCGTGCTGACCGGGCGCCTGATGAGCGGTCAGCCGAACGCGGGCGTGGGCTTCGAACTCGACGCGATCGCGGCCGTCGTGATGGGCGGCACGTCGATCTCCGGCGGGCGCGGCGCGATCCTCGGCACGCTGGTCGGCGCGCTGCTGCTCGGCGTGCTCAACAACGGGCTGAACATGATCGGCGTGAACCCGTATGTGCAGAACGTGATCAAGGGCGGAATCATCCTGCTCGCGATCTACATCAGCCGCGAACGGTCGCGGTAA
- a CDS encoding tetratricopeptide repeat protein, with the protein MEAVSLKALASVSPREFADILAGPPERAAAWVAAAADNGIVDAQAVYGQYLLDGHGVARDPAAAFNWFRHAARAGHAMAMNMLGRCYEFGWGTAACAPVAVYWYRLAAQAGLDWGMYNYATALALGNGIDENRADALDWFQRAAALGHAKSINLIGGFHEDGWVVPVDPDAAFDHYRRAAAAGDFRGQFNLARLLAERGRIDEALAWLARVPATATPAFVAKMRAYLASSPIDAFRAAALQLPPQPQPQPHCMESAS; encoded by the coding sequence ATGGAGGCCGTGTCGCTGAAGGCGCTCGCGTCGGTGTCGCCGCGCGAGTTCGCCGACATCCTGGCCGGGCCGCCCGAGCGCGCCGCCGCGTGGGTCGCGGCGGCGGCCGACAACGGCATCGTCGACGCGCAGGCCGTCTACGGGCAGTACCTGCTCGACGGGCATGGCGTCGCGCGCGATCCGGCGGCCGCGTTCAACTGGTTCCGGCACGCGGCGCGCGCCGGCCACGCGATGGCGATGAACATGCTCGGCCGTTGCTACGAATTCGGCTGGGGCACGGCCGCGTGCGCGCCGGTCGCCGTGTACTGGTACCGGCTCGCCGCGCAGGCGGGGCTCGACTGGGGCATGTACAACTACGCGACGGCGCTCGCGCTCGGCAACGGCATCGACGAGAATCGCGCCGATGCGCTCGACTGGTTCCAGCGCGCGGCCGCACTCGGCCATGCGAAATCGATCAACCTGATCGGCGGCTTCCACGAGGACGGCTGGGTCGTACCGGTCGACCCCGACGCCGCGTTCGATCACTATCGCCGCGCCGCCGCTGCCGGCGATTTCCGCGGCCAGTTCAACCTTGCGCGGCTGCTCGCCGAGCGCGGGCGCATCGACGAAGCACTCGCGTGGCTCGCGCGCGTGCCGGCCACCGCTACCCCCGCGTTCGTCGCGAAGATGCGCGCGTATCTCGCGTCGTCGCCGATCGACGCGTTTCGTGCGGCAGCGCTGCAGTTGCCACCACAACCGCAGCCTCAGCCGCACTGCATGGAATCCGCATCATGA
- a CDS encoding erythritol/L-threitol dehydrogenase — MTTPEAPPRMTAVVCHGPEDYRVEQVAKPRPGANELVIRIAACGICASDCKCYTGAKMFWGGPSPWVKAPVIPGHEFFGYVEALGDGAAEHFGVAVGDRVIAEQIVPCGKCRYCKSGQYWMCEVHNIFGFQREVADGGMAEYMRIPPTAIVHRIPLGVSLEDAAIIEPLSCAIHTVNRGDVQLDDVVVIAGAGPLGLMMTQVAHLKTPKKLVVIDLIDERLELAREYGADVTINPKRDDAREIVRSLTDGYGCDVYIETTGAPVGVSQGLDLIRKLGRFVEFSVFGEDATVDWSIIGDRKELDVRGAHLGPYCYPIAIDLLARGLVTSKGIVTHDFALEDWDDAIRVAKSPESIKVLLKPAR; from the coding sequence ATGACGACACCCGAAGCCCCGCCGCGGATGACCGCGGTCGTTTGCCACGGCCCCGAGGACTACCGCGTCGAACAGGTCGCGAAGCCGCGCCCCGGCGCGAACGAGCTCGTGATCCGCATCGCTGCATGCGGGATCTGCGCGAGCGACTGCAAGTGCTACACGGGCGCGAAGATGTTCTGGGGCGGCCCGAGCCCGTGGGTGAAGGCGCCCGTGATTCCCGGCCACGAATTCTTCGGCTACGTCGAAGCGCTCGGCGACGGCGCGGCCGAGCACTTCGGCGTGGCGGTGGGCGACCGCGTGATCGCCGAGCAGATCGTGCCGTGCGGCAAGTGCCGCTATTGCAAGTCGGGCCAGTACTGGATGTGCGAAGTGCACAACATCTTCGGCTTCCAGCGCGAGGTGGCCGACGGCGGGATGGCCGAGTACATGCGCATTCCGCCGACCGCGATCGTCCACAGGATTCCGCTCGGCGTGTCGCTCGAGGACGCCGCGATCATCGAGCCGCTGTCGTGCGCGATCCATACGGTGAACCGCGGTGATGTCCAGCTCGACGATGTGGTCGTGATCGCGGGTGCGGGCCCGCTCGGGCTGATGATGACGCAGGTCGCGCATCTGAAGACGCCGAAGAAGCTCGTCGTGATCGACCTGATCGACGAGCGGCTCGAACTCGCGCGCGAGTACGGTGCGGACGTCACGATCAACCCGAAGCGCGACGACGCGCGCGAGATCGTCAGGTCGCTCACCGACGGCTACGGCTGCGACGTCTACATCGAGACGACCGGCGCGCCGGTCGGCGTGAGCCAGGGGCTCGACCTGATCCGCAAGCTCGGCCGCTTCGTCGAATTCAGCGTGTTCGGCGAGGATGCGACCGTCGACTGGTCGATCATCGGCGATCGCAAGGAACTCGACGTGCGCGGCGCGCACCTGGGGCCATACTGCTATCCGATCGCGATCGACCTGCTCGCGCGCGGGCTCGTTACGTCGAAAGGCATCGTCACGCACGATTTCGCGCTCGAAGACTGGGACGACGCGATCCGCGTCGCGAAATCGCCCGAATCGATCAAGGTGCTGCTGAAGCCGGCCCGCTGA
- a CDS encoding sugar ABC transporter ATP-binding protein: MDTILRLSHITKSFPGVKALADIDLEIARGEIHALLGENGAGKSTLMKILCGIHQPDTGTIEIDGTARHFSDYHDAVAAGVGIVFQEFSLIPHLDAVDNLFLGRELRNRWGARDRKRMRHAAAAIFARLGVAIDLDAPIRALSVAQQQFVEIGKALSLDARILILDEPTATLTPAEAEHLFAIMRELKRQGVAMIFISHHLDEIFAVCDRITVLRDGQYVATTDVARTDVEQLVRMMVGRRIESSFPPKPVRAVDAPRVLEVNELQIERGGPVNRFTLHAGEILGFAGLVGSGRTETALAVIGATRAHRKDVRVRGAAVKLADPADALRAGIGILPESRKTEGLVTSFSIRDNISLNNLGKYRSMRWLIDRRGEARTTHDVMRRVGVKAPSIHTEVATLSGGNQQKVVIARWLNHHTSVLIFDEPTRGIDVGAKAEIYGLMRELTARGYAIIMISSELPEIVGMCDRVAVFRQGRIEATLEGDEIDPDTVMTYATAGTRGATHEPA, translated from the coding sequence ATGGACACGATACTCAGGCTCAGCCACATCACGAAAAGCTTTCCGGGCGTGAAGGCGCTCGCCGACATTGATCTGGAGATTGCGCGCGGCGAGATCCACGCGCTGCTCGGCGAGAACGGCGCGGGCAAGTCGACGCTGATGAAGATCCTGTGCGGCATTCATCAGCCGGATACCGGCACGATCGAGATCGACGGCACTGCACGCCATTTCTCGGACTATCACGACGCGGTCGCGGCAGGTGTCGGCATCGTGTTCCAGGAATTCAGTCTGATCCCGCACCTCGACGCCGTCGACAACCTGTTCCTCGGCCGCGAGCTGCGCAACCGCTGGGGGGCGCGCGACCGCAAACGGATGCGTCACGCGGCGGCCGCGATCTTCGCGCGGCTCGGCGTGGCGATCGATCTCGATGCGCCGATCCGCGCGCTGTCGGTCGCGCAGCAGCAGTTCGTCGAGATCGGCAAGGCGCTGTCGCTTGACGCGCGTATCCTGATCCTCGACGAACCGACCGCCACGCTCACGCCGGCCGAGGCCGAGCACCTGTTCGCGATCATGCGCGAGCTGAAGCGGCAGGGCGTCGCGATGATCTTCATCTCACATCACCTCGACGAGATTTTCGCGGTGTGCGACCGCATCACGGTGCTGCGCGACGGCCAGTACGTGGCGACGACCGACGTCGCGCGCACGGACGTCGAGCAGCTCGTGCGGATGATGGTCGGCCGCCGGATCGAAAGCAGCTTCCCGCCGAAGCCGGTGCGCGCGGTCGATGCACCGCGGGTGCTGGAGGTTAATGAACTGCAGATCGAACGCGGCGGCCCGGTGAACCGCTTCACGCTGCATGCCGGTGAGATCCTCGGCTTCGCCGGGCTGGTCGGCTCGGGCCGCACGGAAACCGCGCTCGCGGTGATCGGCGCGACGCGTGCGCATCGCAAGGACGTGCGGGTTCGTGGCGCGGCGGTGAAGCTCGCCGATCCGGCCGACGCGCTGCGTGCGGGCATCGGCATCCTGCCGGAGAGCCGCAAGACGGAAGGGCTCGTCACGTCGTTCTCGATCCGCGACAACATCTCGCTGAACAACCTCGGCAAGTACCGGTCGATGCGCTGGCTGATCGACCGCCGCGGCGAGGCGCGCACGACGCACGACGTGATGCGGCGCGTCGGCGTGAAGGCGCCGTCGATCCACACCGAGGTCGCGACGCTGTCCGGCGGCAACCAGCAGAAGGTCGTGATCGCGCGCTGGCTCAACCATCACACGTCGGTGCTGATCTTCGACGAGCCGACGCGCGGCATCGACGTCGGCGCGAAAGCCGAAATCTACGGGCTGATGCGCGAACTCACCGCGCGCGGCTACGCCATCATCATGATCTCGTCCGAATTGCCGGAAATCGTCGGCATGTGCGATCGCGTCGCCGTGTTCCGGCAGGGCCGCATCGAGGCGACGCTCGAAGGCGACGAGATCGATCCCGACACGGTCATGACCTATGCCACGGCCGGCACGCGAGGAGCGACCCATGAACCTGCCTGA
- a CDS encoding nucleotidyltransferase family protein — protein sequence MSYASLATGVLLAGGLGQRFDPSGLQSKLLALLPDGTPVAVAAARHLAAATADVIAVVRPGAEKLAMLLNEAGCHVVYAPDAMRGMGASLAAGVRATPDANGWLVALGDMPWIAASTYETVTRALDADDASIVAPAHRGVRGHPVGFAAHHFDALAALDGDTGARALFASAPVRLLDVDDSGIVRDVDTPADLR from the coding sequence ATGTCCTATGCGTCACTCGCCACCGGCGTCCTCCTCGCCGGCGGCCTCGGTCAACGCTTCGACCCGAGCGGCCTGCAAAGCAAGCTGCTCGCGCTGCTTCCCGACGGCACGCCGGTTGCGGTTGCGGCTGCCCGCCATCTCGCGGCGGCCACGGCCGACGTGATCGCCGTCGTGCGTCCCGGCGCCGAAAAACTCGCGATGCTGCTGAACGAAGCCGGCTGCCACGTCGTCTATGCGCCCGACGCCATGCGCGGCATGGGCGCGAGCCTCGCGGCCGGCGTGCGCGCAACGCCCGACGCGAACGGCTGGCTCGTCGCGCTCGGCGACATGCCGTGGATCGCCGCTTCCACCTACGAAACCGTCACGCGCGCGCTCGACGCCGACGACGCGTCGATCGTCGCGCCCGCGCATCGCGGCGTGCGCGGCCATCCGGTCGGGTTCGCCGCGCACCACTTCGATGCACTCGCCGCCCTCGACGGCGACACGGGCGCCCGCGCGCTGTTCGCCAGCGCACCGGTCAGGCTGCTCGACGTCGACGATTCCGGCATCGTGCGCGACGTCGATACACCGGCGGATTTGCGCTGA